A stretch of DNA from Vicia villosa cultivar HV-30 ecotype Madison, WI unplaced genomic scaffold, Vvil1.0 ctg.004681F_1_1, whole genome shotgun sequence:
AAAGTGCAGGTTGCAATTATTCTTTGACACCCCATCATATATAGTTTTGATCATAAGCTTTACTAATCAGAATGTTGCTCACTTTTGGAACtttctttccctttcttcttatccttttccTTTTTGTCCTTCTTGCCATGCCTCTCAGTCTTATGGCGATTTTCGGGATTCTCAGTGAAGTCTTCAATATCCATGCGTACACCAGGATCATTGGCATGGTAGTTACCACCAAGCATGATTGAGTTGTTGATGGCCTGGAAGTTGCTGTTAACATAAGTACTCAATAATTCAGGCTCTTCATGAGAAAAATACTTACCCGATTTTTCGTCCATTTCACTCCGCAGCGTAGCTCCTTCATTGGTTCCTGCAAGTGTGATGATCCTAGTGCCATGTTCATCCTCATTGTCCAAATGATGGGTGGAGCCTGGTTTATGAAAATTAGTGACACGACCAGTGATGGCAGAAACCATCTCCCTAATTTCTCTATCCAGGTTCTTATGCTTCTCACCTTCACCAGGGGGAGATTGACTTGATTTCACTGATTCTGAATGCATGTTTGTAAAGC
This window harbors:
- the LOC131642237 gene encoding uncharacterized protein LOC131642237, whose amino-acid sequence is MHSESVKSSQSPPGEGEKHKNLDREIREMVSAITGRVTNFHKPGSTHHLDNEDEHGTRIITLAGTNEGATLRSEMDEKSGKYFSHEEPELLSTYVNSNFQAINNSIMLGGNYHANDPGVRMDIEDFTENPENRHKTERHGKKDKKEKDKKKGKESSKSEQHSD